Proteins from one Bacteroides zhangwenhongii genomic window:
- a CDS encoding helix-turn-helix domain-containing protein, whose amino-acid sequence MLDINNTETLEIYVLGDDFKFYQNLKYLPLTSYPSNIQSALIVYSLRGKAKLTVHEDVHWIQPKELIILLPGQFVSFSDPSEDFLTVTMVISSSLFSDALSGAPRFSPHFFFYMRNHYWYPQTERDVLRTYNFLGMIKGKVTSQDIYRRELIVHLLRYLYLELFNAYQKEATLTTDRKDIRKEELANKFFGLIMKHFKENKDVAFYADKLCITSKYLTMVIKETSGKSAKDWIVEYVILEIKTLLKNTNMNIQEIAIRTNFANQSSLGRFFRKHTGMSLSQYRMSHLG is encoded by the coding sequence ATGTTAGACATTAATAATACAGAGACATTAGAGATATATGTTTTGGGTGATGACTTTAAGTTTTACCAGAATCTAAAATACCTTCCTCTGACTTCCTATCCTTCCAATATCCAATCTGCCTTGATTGTATATAGTTTGAGGGGAAAAGCGAAACTCACTGTACATGAGGACGTACATTGGATACAGCCGAAGGAACTGATAATACTGTTGCCCGGACAGTTTGTCTCATTTAGTGATCCTAGCGAAGATTTCTTGACTGTAACAATGGTCATATCATCTTCTTTGTTCAGCGATGCGTTAAGTGGAGCTCCCCGATTTTCTCCACATTTTTTCTTTTATATGCGAAACCATTATTGGTATCCGCAGACGGAACGTGATGTTCTTCGGACCTATAATTTTCTGGGGATGATAAAAGGGAAAGTTACATCTCAGGATATATATAGACGGGAACTGATAGTTCATCTGCTGCGATATCTGTATCTCGAGCTGTTCAACGCTTATCAGAAGGAGGCTACTTTGACGACTGATAGGAAAGATATACGTAAGGAAGAGCTGGCTAATAAATTCTTCGGGCTTATCATGAAGCATTTTAAAGAGAACAAGGATGTGGCTTTTTATGCGGATAAACTCTGTATCACTTCCAAATATCTGACTATGGTTATCAAGGAGACGAGCGGAAAGTCTGCGAAAGACTGGATTGTTGAATACGTCATACTGGAAATAAAAACACTGTTGAAGAATACAAATATGAATATTCAGGAGATAGCCATTAGGACAAATTTCGCCAACCAGTCTTCGCTAGGACGTTTCTTCAGAAAACATACGGGAATGTCACTCTCTCAGTATCGAATGTCTCACTTGGGCTAA
- a CDS encoding S-adenosylmethionine:tRNA ribosyltransferase-isomerase has translation MKEDPKHIRISEYNYPLPDERIAKFPLPVRDQSKLLIYRHGEVNETIFTSLPDYLPKGSLMIFNNTKVIQARLHFRKETGALIEVFCLEPIQPNDYVLNFQQTEHAAWLCMIGNLKKWKDGELKREMTVKGFPITLTATRGECRGTSHWVDFTWNNAEVTFADILEVFGELPIPPYLNRDTEESDKETYQTVYSKIKGSVAAPTAGLHFTPQVLDALQEKGIELEELTLHVGAGTFKPVKSEEIEGHEMHTEYISVNRSTIKKLIDHDGCAVAVGTTSVRTLESLYHIGVTLAENPDATEEELHVRQWQPYEKYDQIPPVVALQKILGYLDRHGMETLHTSTQIIIAPGYDYKIVKAMVTNFHQPQSTLLLLVSAFVKGNWRTIYDYALSHDFRFLSYGDSSLLIP, from the coding sequence ATGAAAGAAGATCCGAAACATATCCGAATCAGTGAATACAACTATCCGTTGCCGGATGAACGTATCGCCAAGTTTCCGTTGCCCGTTCGCGACCAGTCCAAATTACTGATCTACCGCCACGGTGAAGTGAACGAAACCATTTTTACTTCTTTACCTGACTACTTGCCTAAAGGAAGCCTGATGATATTCAATAACACGAAAGTCATCCAGGCCCGTCTTCATTTTCGGAAAGAAACAGGTGCGTTGATTGAAGTGTTCTGCCTTGAGCCGATTCAACCAAATGATTATGTACTGAACTTCCAGCAGACGGAACACGCCGCATGGCTGTGCATGATCGGCAATCTGAAGAAATGGAAAGACGGGGAACTGAAACGGGAAATGACAGTGAAAGGATTTCCCATCACTCTGACCGCAACGAGAGGAGAATGCAGAGGGACCAGCCATTGGGTAGACTTCACCTGGAATAATGCGGAAGTTACTTTTGCCGATATTCTTGAAGTATTCGGAGAACTTCCTATTCCACCCTATTTGAACCGGGATACGGAAGAGAGTGATAAAGAAACTTATCAGACGGTTTATTCGAAGATAAAAGGATCAGTCGCCGCCCCCACCGCCGGACTACATTTCACTCCACAGGTATTGGATGCACTGCAAGAGAAGGGAATCGAACTTGAAGAACTGACCCTGCACGTAGGTGCGGGAACCTTCAAACCTGTAAAGAGTGAAGAGATTGAAGGTCACGAGATGCATACGGAATATATATCAGTCAACCGGAGTACCATCAAGAAACTGATCGACCATGACGGTTGTGCTGTCGCCGTAGGAACAACTTCTGTGAGAACACTTGAAAGCCTTTACCATATCGGAGTTACTCTCGCAGAGAATCCGGACGCAACGGAAGAGGAACTACACGTCAGACAATGGCAACCTTACGAGAAGTACGACCAGATACCTCCGGTAGTTGCCTTGCAGAAAATATTGGGGTATCTCGACCGCCACGGTATGGAAACACTTCACACCAGTACTCAGATTATCATAGCACCGGGATATGATTATAAAATCGTAAAGGCGATGGTCACCAATTTCCACCAGCCTCAAAGCACCCTGCTGCTTTTGGTTTCCGCTTTTGTAAAAGGCAATTGGCGGACGATCTACGACTATGCCTTAAGCCACGATTTCCGTTTCCTCAGTTATGGAGACTCTTCTTTATTAATACCATAA
- a CDS encoding NUDIX hydrolase, producing the protein MAQSDNNQEMFPIVDEQGNITGTATRGECHSGSKLLHPVVHLHIFNANGDLYLQKRPEWKDIQPGKWDTAVGGHIDLGESVDIALRREANEELGITDFTPERLASYVFESEREKELVFVHKTVYDGEIHPSDELDGGRFWTVEEIKENLGKGTFTPNFEGELQKVSLIPSLSK; encoded by the coding sequence ATGGCACAGAGCGATAATAACCAAGAAATGTTCCCTATCGTAGATGAGCAGGGAAATATCACCGGAACCGCTACACGCGGAGAATGTCATAGCGGCAGCAAACTGCTCCACCCGGTCGTCCACCTTCATATATTCAACGCCAACGGAGACTTGTATCTGCAGAAGCGTCCCGAATGGAAAGATATCCAGCCGGGGAAATGGGATACAGCCGTAGGCGGACATATTGATTTGGGTGAAAGCGTAGATATCGCCCTCAGACGGGAAGCAAATGAAGAATTAGGTATCACAGATTTCACTCCCGAGCGGCTTGCCAGCTATGTATTCGAGTCCGAACGTGAAAAGGAGCTTGTCTTTGTCCACAAGACCGTTTATGACGGAGAAATTCATCCCAGTGACGAACTGGATGGCGGACGGTTCTGGACAGTCGAAGAAATAAAAGAGAATCTGGGCAAAGGGACTTTCACTCCCAACTTCGAAGGAGAATTGCAGAAAGTCTCCCTTATACCTTCTCTATCCAAGTAA